From Haloglomus litoreum, the proteins below share one genomic window:
- a CDS encoding DUF5783 family protein, with translation MPEFDADRFAEAKYVDYLTDLQTAYKNAFDRMNDRYDSKLVHAIDQEVLNESEPFYEGDGRFRLEVPEDPHGRVTSVVVGEEKFAGVLAAYRETVEREIARQFGFDPDEGSATAAE, from the coding sequence ATGCCCGAGTTCGACGCCGACCGCTTCGCCGAGGCGAAGTACGTCGACTACCTGACCGACCTGCAGACGGCCTACAAGAACGCGTTCGACCGGATGAACGACCGCTACGACTCGAAACTGGTCCACGCCATCGACCAGGAGGTGCTCAACGAGTCCGAACCGTTCTACGAGGGTGACGGGCGCTTCCGGCTGGAGGTGCCCGAGGACCCGCACGGGCGCGTGACGAGCGTCGTGGTCGGCGAGGAGAAGTTCGCGGGCGTGCTGGCGGCGTACCGCGAGACCGTCGAGCGCGAGATCGCCCGCCAGTTCGGCTTCGACCCGGACGAGGGGTCGGCGACCGCTGCGGAGTGA
- a CDS encoding type II toxin-antitoxin system HicB family antitoxin, with translation MARSEPSDGRREGVEFVHEDDGRITARDIETGVASYGETKAEALAMLAEALELHAGGSEPVDDEDLREFGLDPDGDGDDDLPEFMR, from the coding sequence ATGGCACGTTCCGAACCGTCCGACGGCCGTCGGGAGGGCGTCGAGTTCGTCCACGAGGACGACGGCCGCATCACCGCCCGCGACATCGAGACGGGAGTCGCCTCCTACGGGGAGACGAAGGCCGAGGCCCTGGCGATGCTGGCGGAGGCGCTGGAACTGCACGCGGGCGGCAGTGAGCCTGTCGACGATGAGGACCTCCGGGAGTTCGGGCTGGACCCCGACGGGGACGGGGACGATGACCTCCCCGAGTTCATGCGGTAG
- a CDS encoding NifU family protein, with the protein MSTQSEDGGEDELRERISNFLRRNFPQIQMHGGSAAIQNLDREEGSVTIMLGGACSGCGISPMTIQAIKSRMTKEIPEINTVHAETGMGGSEGMAGGAGGGSMSPSFPGESSSSSDSDEGPEAPF; encoded by the coding sequence ATGAGCACCCAGAGCGAGGACGGCGGCGAGGACGAGCTGCGCGAGCGCATCAGCAACTTCCTCCGCCGGAACTTCCCGCAGATCCAGATGCACGGCGGTAGCGCCGCCATCCAGAACCTCGACCGCGAGGAGGGGTCGGTGACGATCATGCTCGGCGGCGCCTGCTCGGGCTGTGGTATCTCTCCGATGACCATCCAGGCCATCAAGTCCCGCATGACCAAGGAGATCCCCGAGATCAACACCGTCCACGCCGAGACCGGCATGGGCGGCTCGGAGGGCATGGCCGGCGGCGCCGGCGGCGGCAGCATGTCCCCGTCGTTCCCCGGCGAGTCCTCCTCCTCGTCCGATTCGGACGAGGGGCCCGAGGCGCCGTTCTAG
- a CDS encoding acetyl-CoA hydrolase/transferase C-terminal domain-containing protein, with product MTDDGTGGRIEGDLPVESATDAAARIEAGDVLGISGFGSVGYPKLVPEALAARGDAAALDLTVISGGSVGPEVDEALVESDAMARRYPFIGHEALREAINDGVIAFHDRHVAGVADEVRFGGLPAPDWAIVEAVAVGEDWLVPSPSVGSTPTLVDAADRLVVEVNAAQPRDLEGLHDLLVRAAPPGREPLALDAVDDRIGSTRIDFDPGKLAAVVHTDRADTTYTFRDPTAVDRALADQFAGFLDAELDRNPAFADSLNLQFGVGSVGNAVVSALDAVDLGAGDVAYFGEVVQDAVLDALDDGTLAAASATSLALSDEGQDRLFANLDRYAEQVVLRPVDVSNDAGLIDSFGVIAVNGAVEVDLTGQVNSTHIGTDVVGGVGGSGDFFRAALLSVVALPSTAAGGDISRVVPRVAHVDHTEHDVDVVVTDQGVADLRGLSPRERMRAMLDVAHPDFREALTEYHEQALERGGHTPGGFDLAAEWPPDDAT from the coding sequence ATGACAGACGACGGGACCGGTGGGCGCATCGAGGGCGACCTCCCGGTCGAGTCCGCGACGGACGCTGCCGCCCGCATCGAGGCCGGCGACGTGCTCGGCATCTCGGGGTTCGGGAGCGTCGGCTACCCGAAGCTCGTGCCGGAGGCACTGGCCGCCCGCGGGGACGCCGCCGCCCTCGACCTGACGGTCATCAGCGGCGGGAGCGTCGGCCCCGAAGTGGACGAGGCGCTCGTCGAGTCGGACGCGATGGCGCGGCGCTACCCGTTCATCGGCCACGAGGCACTACGCGAGGCCATCAACGACGGCGTCATCGCGTTCCACGACCGCCACGTCGCCGGGGTGGCCGACGAGGTCCGGTTCGGCGGCCTGCCCGCGCCCGACTGGGCCATCGTCGAGGCCGTCGCCGTCGGCGAGGACTGGCTCGTCCCCTCCCCGTCGGTCGGTTCGACGCCGACGCTCGTGGACGCGGCCGACCGGCTCGTGGTCGAGGTGAACGCGGCCCAGCCACGCGACCTGGAGGGCCTGCACGACCTGCTGGTGCGGGCGGCGCCGCCCGGGCGCGAACCGCTCGCGCTCGACGCGGTCGACGACCGCATCGGCTCGACACGCATCGATTTCGACCCCGGGAAACTCGCCGCCGTCGTCCACACGGACCGCGCCGACACGACCTACACCTTCCGCGACCCGACCGCCGTGGACCGGGCGCTCGCGGACCAGTTCGCTGGCTTCCTCGACGCCGAACTCGACCGCAATCCCGCGTTCGCCGACAGCCTGAATCTCCAGTTCGGGGTCGGGAGCGTCGGGAACGCCGTCGTCTCGGCACTCGACGCCGTCGACCTCGGGGCGGGGGACGTGGCCTACTTCGGCGAGGTGGTGCAGGACGCCGTCCTCGACGCGCTCGACGACGGCACGCTCGCGGCCGCGAGCGCCACCTCGCTCGCACTCTCGGACGAGGGGCAGGACCGCCTGTTCGCGAACCTGGACCGCTACGCCGAGCAGGTGGTACTCCGGCCGGTCGACGTCTCGAACGACGCCGGCCTCATCGACTCGTTCGGCGTGATCGCGGTCAACGGCGCCGTCGAGGTCGACCTGACGGGCCAGGTCAACTCCACCCACATCGGCACCGATGTCGTCGGCGGCGTCGGCGGCTCGGGTGACTTCTTCCGGGCGGCGCTGCTCTCGGTCGTCGCGCTCCCCTCGACGGCGGCCGGGGGCGACATCTCTCGCGTCGTCCCCCGGGTCGCACACGTCGACCACACCGAGCACGACGTGGACGTCGTCGTCACCGACCAGGGCGTCGCGGACCTGCGCGGCCTGTCGCCCCGCGAACGGATGCGTGCGATGCTGGACGTGGCCCATCCCGACTTCCGCGAGGCACTCACCGAGTACCACGAGCAGGCGCTGGAGCGGGGTGGTCACACTCCCGGCGGGTTCGACCTCGCGGCCGAGTGGCCGCCCGACGACGCGACGTAG
- a CDS encoding DolP-mannose mannosyltransferase yields MVPDETLPSRVGRYAGEVRAALTATGAWLAARPPVLAAALALLALGYAAARLFAPLPAGTWPWLGDSVIFEYIGWFLTEGNRLYIDVWEVKPPLAFEVTAALALLAGENVVRYHLLNLAANAAAIAVGAAVAAGIVDHLTDDALGAVVAGVAPFVLPMYFYRALVGFKPKYLIVAAGLGCLYLSYRDRPLAAGVAGAAAVGLWQFALVFPACALGLCWQRDGRRGAGRVVLGGLATAAVILLPVVYWGALPAMAAETLLVPLLLVGEQPLPARVLALADALWVWLPVALLGLVGLVRHGWSRLARTWPLLVVAGWFTVQLLALDYDNPPDLFPWVAVVSVGVGLTIADLRDWASAADVRGWMPAAATRWAPAGLHDRDAPVGRETAARVLAAGVLVLATVSVATMGGFGVWSGRTDPKTYDTTRTHSPNVSAPDDLDGVEYQYVYWNRVSISTCRAFGGANQFRLVKRLDLANGGRWETAPCGRFTPLWDAVRAQYGP; encoded by the coding sequence ATGGTCCCCGACGAGACCCTCCCCTCCCGGGTCGGCCGATACGCCGGCGAGGTGCGGGCCGCACTGACGGCGACGGGTGCGTGGCTCGCGGCCCGTCCGCCCGTCCTCGCGGCCGCGCTGGCGCTGCTCGCGCTGGGATACGCCGCCGCCCGCCTGTTCGCCCCGCTCCCCGCGGGCACGTGGCCGTGGCTGGGTGACTCGGTCATCTTCGAGTACATCGGCTGGTTCCTGACCGAGGGGAACCGCCTCTACATCGACGTCTGGGAGGTGAAGCCACCGCTCGCCTTCGAGGTGACCGCCGCGCTGGCGCTGCTCGCGGGCGAGAACGTCGTGCGCTACCACCTACTCAACCTCGCGGCCAACGCCGCTGCCATCGCCGTCGGGGCCGCGGTCGCCGCCGGCATCGTGGACCACCTGACGGACGACGCGCTCGGCGCCGTCGTCGCGGGCGTCGCCCCGTTCGTGCTACCGATGTACTTCTACCGTGCGCTCGTCGGATTCAAGCCGAAGTACCTCATCGTCGCGGCGGGGCTGGGCTGCCTGTACCTCTCGTACCGCGACCGTCCACTCGCCGCCGGCGTCGCGGGTGCGGCGGCCGTCGGCCTCTGGCAGTTCGCACTGGTGTTTCCGGCCTGCGCGCTCGGTCTGTGCTGGCAGCGGGACGGGCGACGTGGCGCCGGACGGGTCGTGCTCGGCGGGCTCGCGACGGCCGCTGTCATCCTGCTGCCGGTCGTCTACTGGGGCGCGCTGCCGGCGATGGCCGCCGAGACGCTCCTGGTGCCGCTGTTGCTCGTCGGCGAGCAGCCCCTGCCAGCGCGGGTGCTGGCGCTCGCCGACGCGCTCTGGGTCTGGCTGCCGGTCGCACTCCTCGGGCTCGTCGGCCTCGTCCGGCACGGGTGGAGTCGGCTGGCCCGCACGTGGCCACTCCTCGTCGTCGCGGGCTGGTTCACCGTCCAGCTCCTCGCGCTCGACTACGACAACCCGCCCGACCTGTTCCCCTGGGTCGCGGTCGTCTCGGTCGGTGTCGGGCTGACCATCGCCGACCTGCGGGACTGGGCATCCGCCGCCGACGTGCGGGGCTGGATGCCCGCCGCTGCTACGCGGTGGGCGCCCGCGGGTCTCCACGACCGCGACGCGCCGGTCGGGAGGGAAACCGCCGCACGGGTCCTCGCGGCGGGCGTGCTGGTGCTGGCGACCGTCTCCGTCGCGACGATGGGCGGCTTCGGTGTCTGGTCGGGTCGGACCGACCCGAAGACGTACGACACCACCCGGACCCACTCGCCGAACGTGTCGGCCCCCGACGACCTCGACGGTGTCGAGTACCAGTACGTCTACTGGAACCGGGTGTCCATCTCGACCTGCCGCGCGTTCGGGGGCGCGAACCAGTTCCGGCTCGTCAAGCGGCTGGACCTGGCGAACGGTGGCCGATGGGAGACGGCACCCTGTGGCCGGTTCACCCCGCTGTGGGACGCCGTCCGGGCGCAGTACGGGCCGTGA
- a CDS encoding type II toxin-antitoxin system HicA family toxin → MVRASFSGREIASVLRSHGFRPVGRTGSHLKLRYEHLETDEVRVVSVPMAPADDIPTGTLQSIADQCGAEDFRAWCEWIDANR, encoded by the coding sequence GTGGTCCGGGCATCGTTCTCCGGTCGCGAGATCGCGAGCGTCCTCCGGAGCCACGGGTTTCGCCCGGTCGGCCGGACAGGGAGCCACCTGAAACTGCGCTACGAGCATCTCGAAACAGACGAGGTACGGGTCGTCTCGGTGCCGATGGCCCCGGCCGACGATATCCCGACGGGAACACTCCAGTCCATCGCGGACCAGTGCGGTGCCGAGGACTTCCGCGCCTGGTGCGAGTGGATCGACGCGAATCGCTGA
- a CDS encoding spore germination protein GerW family protein yields the protein MSDDRTDTPADGFDAMRDLAGQLPDADARTVYGDPVTQGDRTVVPAARISHRFGGGFGGSGEGQPGGYGGGGGGGVTAEPAGALEVSPDGTRFVDAEAAPGDGRRWPLLVAFALGALLGWRGRR from the coding sequence ATGAGCGACGACCGCACCGACACCCCGGCGGACGGCTTCGACGCGATGCGCGACCTCGCAGGACAGCTCCCCGACGCCGACGCCCGGACGGTGTACGGCGACCCGGTGACACAGGGCGACCGGACGGTCGTCCCGGCGGCGCGCATCAGCCACCGGTTCGGCGGCGGGTTCGGTGGTAGTGGCGAGGGCCAGCCCGGGGGCTACGGTGGCGGTGGCGGCGGGGGCGTCACCGCCGAACCGGCCGGTGCACTCGAGGTCTCGCCCGACGGGACCCGGTTCGTCGATGCGGAGGCGGCTCCAGGCGATGGACGCCGGTGGCCACTCCTCGTGGCGTTCGCACTCGGTGCGCTCCTGGGGTGGCGCGGGCGGCGGTGA